The Maylandia zebra isolate NMK-2024a linkage group LG7, Mzebra_GT3a, whole genome shotgun sequence genome contains a region encoding:
- the dhx29 gene encoding ATP-dependent RNA helicase DHX29, with protein MGGKKKKSPPQASAPAAPGNGVVEEPRKQAATSKPAKDSKSKAPKTYSLTNTAQVDTGGVSDKSILKVAIQADLEKKIIKLINEFRQENGDKGPISGRLTSKKLLDLYTALQKFNFKREHIEEAMKSSILYGGDLHSALDWLCLNLKDEELPDGFSQQMQEESQKNRPRFQPPVQQKPAAQDPKVSNNTTRREITKATEKDEAASMKDWILRYAEQSSEEEEEEGGKKTCNPELEEKFDPNDRYLILTAQLFDAKEMAAAAKTKADKAGQRMAQDRIRIIQQEMKQLESHPMFNPAIKVVDAPQKEKKILPAKEDKEELGFSLFEQAEKDPPAEKVVKKNEPKDIRNFDYTARSWTGKSPKQFLIDWVRKNLPKSPPPAFHKVACGRYWRCKVRVQRPDDVLEVCPTILTEDSMQAQHLGATLALYNLVKGQSVHQLLPPTYRDVWLEWRDSEQQQEEESRTAANKPRDQFISRLLTRLKQQQNQSQRQESQSQGKHASSADGDEEPEESWENLASLDIGEKRQEQEDKSEKRGGRREVADLEAARELLLKLKKSPLARKLQAEREQLPVFQHRHRVLEALQRHPVVVVAGETGSGKSTQIPQFLLEDLLTGGTAAQPCNIVVTQPRRISAMSLACRVSQELGCEDGPGSKSSLCGYQIRMENQSGDWTRLLYCTTGVLLRKLQHDRHLTSLTHIIVDEVHERSVQSDFLLTILKDVVMKRSDLQLILMSATVDCDKFSNYFNRCPVISIPGRTFPVEVFHLEDIVEQTGYVLEKDSEYSQKILEEEEEVTISVTQKGGKTLQHQEVIVRDSSSGWDLGPDLDHFSSRTRHVLQYMNPNKINMDLLVDLIDYLDKAPQFVDVDGAILVFLPGLAHIQQLFDLLSSDKRFRDKTRYRIVALHSTLSSKDQAAAFTVPPSGVRKIVLSTNIAETGVTIPDVVFVIDTGKTKENKYHESSQMSSLVETFISKASALQRQGRAGRVRNGFCFRLYPKYRFDIFMDYSIPEILRVPLEELCLHIMKCQYGSPEDFLSRALDAPQPQSVSNAVNLLRKIGACHPDDHILTPLGHHLASLPVNVKIGKMLIYGAILGCLEPIAIIAAAITEKSPFFTPMNRKEEANLAKAALAIANSDHLTIYNAYLGWKNSQTDGSRGEMSYCRKHFLNRTALITIEDVKRELMKMMEQVGFWSSRSSSSSSLKPQAASMSKQQISVLNAVLTAGLYDNVARVLCTPSVDVLERVACTVETPQGKAQVHFSSVNRNLQTHGWLLYQEKVKYTKIYLRDTTLISPFPMLLFGGDIDVQHRERLITLDGWIHFQAPVRIGVIFKHLRRLMDSLLERKLENPRMNLEGEATIRIILDLIKSEYAA; from the exons ATGggggggaagaagaagaaatcgcCACCGCAAGCAAGTGCTCCAGCCGCACCGGGGAATGGAGTGGTCGAGGAGCCGAGGAAACAGGCAGCCACCAGCAAGCCGGCTAAAGACAGCAAATCTAAAG CTCCGAAGACCTACAGTCTTACCAACACCGCCCAGGTGGACACTGGTGGGGTCTCCGATAAGTCCATTCTTAAA GTTGCTATCCAAGCTGACCTGGAGAAGAAGATTATCAAATTGATCAATGAGTTCAGACAGGAGAATGGCGACAAGGGGCCCATATCAGGAAGACTTACAAGCAAGAAGTTGCTG GACCTGTACACAGCTCTACAGAAGTTTAACTTTAAAAGGGAGCACATTGAAGAGGCGATGAAGAGTAGCATCCTGTACGGAGGAGATCTCCATTCTGCTCTCGACTGGCTCTGCCTCAACCTTAAAGATG AGGAGCTGCCAGATGGTTTTAGCCAGCAGATGCAGGAGGAGAGTCAGAAGAACCGGCCTCGATTTCAGCCTCCAGTCCAGcagaaacctgcagctcaggACCCTAAAGTGTCAAACAACACCACCCGCAGAGAGATCACCAAG GCCACAGAGAAGGATGAAGCTGCCAGCATGAAGGATTGGATCTTAAGGTATGCAGAACAAAGCagtgaagaggaggaagaggaaggtgGGAAGAAGACATGCAATCCTGAACTGGAAGAGAAGTTTGATCCA AATGACAGGTATTTGATACTGACTGCTCAGCTGTTTGACGCTAAAGAAATGGCAGCTGCTGCCAAGACCAAAGCAGACAAGGCGGGGCAGAGGATGGCACAGGACAGGATACGCATCATACAGcaag aAATGAAGCAGCTGGAGTCCCACCCTATGTTCAATCCAGCCATAAAAGTGGTGGACGCCcctcaaaaagaaaagaaaatacttcCTGCGAAGGAGGACAAAGAAGAGCTCGGCTTTAGTTTATTTGAACAAGCTGAGAAGGACCCGCCGGCTGAGAAAG TTGTGAAGAAGAATGAGCCCAAGGACATCCGCAACTTTGACTACACGGCTCGCAGCTGGACCGGAAAGTCTCCCAAACAGTTCCTTATTGACTGGGTCCGAAAGAACCTGCCAAAAAGCCCGCCGCCTGCTTTTCATAAGGTTGCTTGCGGCAGATACTGGAGATGCAA AGTGCGTGTTCAGAGGCCAGATGATGTTCTGGAAGTTTGTCCCACCATCCTGACAGAGGACAGCATGCAAGCTCAACATCTGGGAGCCACTCTGGCACTCTACAACCTGGTTAAAGGACAG TCGGTGCACCAGCTGCTTCCTCCAACCTACAGAGATGTGTGGCTGGAGTGGAGAGACAGCGAGCagcagcaagaggaggagagccGCACTGCTGCCAACAAACCTCGAGACCAGTTCATCTCCCGCCTGCTGACCAGactcaaacagcagcagaaccAGAGCCAACGGCAGGAGTCTCAGTCCCAAGGTAAGCATGCATCGAGCGCAGATGGTGATGAAGAGCCAGAAGAATCATGGGAGAATTTGGCCAGTCTCGATATCGGGGAGAAAAGACAAGAGCAGGAGGACAAGAGTGAGAAAAGAGGTGGGAGGAGGGAGGTAGCTGATCTGGAGGCAGCCAGAGAGCTCTTATTAAAGCTGAAGAAGTCACCGCTCGCCCGCAAACTGCAG GCAGAGCGAGAGCAGCTTCCCGTCTTTCAGCACCGACATCGAGTCCTTGAGGCTTTGCAGCGCCAccctgtggtggtggtggccgGCGAGACTGGTAGTGGGAAGAGCACTCAGATTCCTCAGTTCCTCCTGGAGGACCTGTTGACCGGGGGAACAGCGGCACAGCCCTGCAACATCGTGGTGACTCAGCCACGCAGAATATCTGCCATGAGTCTGGCGTGCAGAGTCAGCCAGGAGCTAGGCTGTGAGGATGGACCAGGGTCAAAG TCGTCATTGTGCGGGTACCAGATCCGGATGGAGAATCAGTCCGGAGACTGGACGCGCCTGCTGTACTGTACCACTGGAGTTCTGCTGAGGAAGCTACAGCACGACCGGCACCTCACCTCTCTCACTCACATCATCGTAGACGAG GTCCATGAGCGCAGTGTCCAGTCAGACTTCCTGCTAACCATCCTAAAGGATGTTGTGATGAAGAGATCTGATCTGCAGCTGATCCTCATGAGTGCCACGGTGGATTGTGACAAGTTCTCCAACTACTTCAACCGCTGCCCAGTGATCAGCATTCCTGGCAGGACCTTCCCAGTGGAG GTGTTTCATTTGGAGGACATAGTGGAGCAGACGGGATACGTCTTAGAAAAGGACTCAGAGTACAGCCAGAAAATTcttgaagaagaagaggaagtgaCAATCTCTGTCACACAAAAAGGTGGCAAGACTTTGCAGCACCAG GAAGTGATAGTGAGGGACTCGTCCTCGGGCTGGGACCTGGGTCCTGACCTCGACCACTTCAGCAGCAGGACCCGACATGTGCTGCAGTATATGAACCCTAATAAGATCAACATGGACTTGCTTGTTGACCTCATAGACTACCTAG ACAAAGCTCCACAGTTTGTGGATGTGGATGGAGCCATTCTCGTGTTCCTGCCAGGTTTGGCTCATATCCAGCAGCTGTTCGACCTGCTGTCCTCAGACAAGAGGTTTCGGGATAAAACCAG GTACCGGATTGTTGCTCTACACTCGACCCTCTCATCGAAGGATCAGGCCGCTGCCTTTACAGTGCCCCCTAGTGGGGTTAGAAAG ATAGTGTTGTCGACTAACATTGCCGAGACAGGTGTGACGATTCCTGATGTTGTGTTCGTCATCGACACTGGGAAGACCAAAGAAAATAA GTATCACGAGAGCAGCCAGATGAGTTCCCTGGTGGAAACGTTTATTTCCAAAGCCAGCGCCCTCCAGAGGCAGGGAAGAGCAGGACGTGTCAGAAATGGCTTCTGCTTCAGGCTCTATCCAAAATACAG GTTTGATATCTTCATGGATTACTCCATTCCAGAGATTCTGCGGGTCCCACTTGAGGAGCTTTGTCTCCATATCATG AAATGTCAGTACGGCTCCCCGGAGGACTTTCTGAGCCGCGCCCTGGATGCTCCTCAGCCCCAGTCGGTCAGCAATGCTGTAAACCTGCTGAGGAAGATCGGAGCGTGTCACCCTGATGATCACATCCTCACCCCTCTTGGACACCATTTGGCGAGCCTGCCGGTTAACGTGAAGATCGGCAAGATGCTCATCTACGGAGCCATCCTGGGCTGCCTGGAGCCCATA GCAATCATCGCGGCAGCCATCACAGAGAAGTCTCCTTTCTTCACACCAATGAATAGAAAAGAAGAAGCGAACCTGGCCAAAGCTGCACTGGCAATAGCCAACTCCGATCACCTGACCATCTACAACGCATACCTGGG GTGGAAGAACTCACAGACTGACGGCTCGAGAGGAGAAATGTCCTACTGTAGGAAACATTTTCTTAATCGAACGGCTCTCATTACAATAGAG GATGTGAAGCGCGAGCTGATGAAGATGATGGAGCAGGTGGGTTTCTGGTCGTCTcgctcctcgtcctcctccagCTTAAAGCCGCAGGCGGCCTCTATGTCCAAGCAGCAGATCTCTGTCCTGAATGCTGTGCTGACTGCTGGACTCTATGACAACGTGGCCCGGGTTTTATGTACCCCTTCTGTGGACGTGCTTGAGCGCGTGGCCTGCACAGTGGAGACGCCTCAGGGCAAGGCTCAGGTCCACTTTTCCTCTGTTAACCGCAACCTGCAGACGCACGGCTGGCTGCTGTACCAGGAGAAG GTGAAATACACCAAGATCTACCTTCGAGACACCACTCTGATTTCTCCTTTCCCCATGCTGCTGTTTGGAGGCGACATTGATGTTCAGCACAGAGAGAGGCTCATCAccttggatggatggattcatttccag GCTCCTGTGCGGATCGGTGTGATCTTCAAACACTTGAGAAGGTTGATGGACTCTTTGCTTGAAAGGAAGCTGGAGAACCCGAGGATGAATTTGGAGG GTGAGGCGACAATCCGGATAATTCTGGATCTGATCAAGTCAGAGTATGCTGCGTAA